The Chitinophagales bacterium genome has a window encoding:
- a CDS encoding pentapeptide repeat-containing protein: MQGFIEHKNITGTDFTETGIDAAEYEHCTFSDCNLFAIDLSGVSFTDCTFNNCNLSSAILKSTTLNNIQFNNCKLLGLHFNDCNKFLLTMSFSDCQLSYSVFYQLKLKDITFNNCNLEETDFSQADLTNATFNNCDLRMAVFDNTILEHADLHTAINYSIDPEHNRIKKAKFSIHGIAGLLEKYQITIE; this comes from the coding sequence ATGCAAGGATTTATAGAACATAAAAATATCACGGGAACAGACTTTACCGAAACCGGCATTGATGCTGCTGAATATGAGCATTGCACATTTTCCGACTGCAACCTCTTTGCTATCGACCTTTCAGGGGTGAGTTTCACAGATTGCACCTTTAACAATTGTAACCTCAGTTCTGCCATTCTCAAAAGCACTACACTTAATAATATACAATTCAACAACTGTAAGTTGTTGGGCCTGCATTTTAATGACTGCAATAAATTCCTGCTCACGATGAGTTTCAGCGACTGCCAGCTTAGCTACTCTGTATTTTACCAGTTGAAGCTAAAAGACATAACATTTAACAATTGCAATCTCGAAGAAACAGATTTCTCGCAGGCAGACCTGACCAATGCCACTTTTAACAACTGCGACCTGCGCATGGCTGTATTTGATAACACCATATTAGAACATGCCGACCTGCATACTGCTATTAACTATTCGATAGACCCGGAGCATAACCGTATTAAAAAGGCAAAATTCTCCATTCATGGTATTGCAGGCCTGTTGGAGAAGTACCAGATAACAATAGAATAA
- a CDS encoding cold shock domain-containing protein gives MGQETMGKKDREKKKKLKKQQKEERRLERKENNDKGKSLDSMMAYIDENGNLSDTPPDPRKMKEMKAEDIQLGAAPIIPTDPADLIRKGVVKFFNHDKGFGFINDLQSQDSIFVHINELDEPVNEQDKVTFEVEKGPKGLVAVRVKKVK, from the coding sequence ATGGGTCAAGAAACAATGGGGAAAAAAGACAGGGAAAAGAAGAAAAAATTAAAAAAACAACAGAAAGAAGAGCGTCGTTTAGAGCGCAAAGAGAACAACGACAAAGGGAAGTCCCTCGACTCCATGATGGCCTATATAGACGAAAACGGCAACTTATCTGATACGCCACCCGATCCTCGCAAGATGAAAGAAATGAAGGCTGAAGACATCCAGCTGGGCGCAGCACCCATTATTCCGACCGACCCGGCAGACCTGATCAGGAAAGGTGTGGTAAAATTTTTCAATCACGATAAAGGTTTTGGTTTCATCAACGACCTGCAGAGCCAGGACAGCATATTTGTACACATCAATGAGTTAGATGAACCTGTGAACGAACAGGACAAAGTAACCTTTGAAGTAGAGAAAGGCCCCAAAGGCCTGGTTGCTGTCAGGGTGAAAAAAGTAAAATAA
- a CDS encoding DEAD/DEAH box helicase codes for MTTFKELNIIQPILAALQTQGYTHPTPIQQQAIPHILQGKDLLGCAQTGTGKTAAFAIPILQLLSQSPKRSHKAIKCLVLTPTRELAIQIGDNFSAYGAQLKLSHTTIFGGVPQGKQVQALRAGVDILIATPGRLLDLMQQRFISLSELEILVLDEADRMLDMGFINDVKKVLVKVPAKRQTLFFSATMPPEIQGLANTILKNPAEVKVTPVSSTVEIIQQSLYYVDKKEKKNLLMHILKDSSITRSLVFTRTKHGADKLVKDLQKNRISAAAIHGNKSQNARQRALNDFKDNRIRVLVATDIAARGIDIDELPHVVNYELPDVPETYVHRIGRTGRAGADGIAVAFCDVEELDNLKDIQKLIGLKIPVVEDHPHPATTERINTPKPEPRKPQRRKRPNGKGNNGKTRPADKRW; via the coding sequence TTGACAACATTTAAAGAATTAAACATCATACAGCCCATACTTGCAGCACTGCAAACCCAAGGCTATACACACCCTACCCCTATACAGCAACAGGCTATACCTCATATATTGCAAGGCAAAGACCTGCTGGGTTGCGCACAAACAGGTACCGGAAAGACAGCAGCTTTTGCTATACCCATACTGCAGTTGCTGAGCCAGAGCCCCAAACGCAGCCACAAAGCCATCAAATGCCTGGTACTGACACCCACCCGCGAACTGGCCATACAGATAGGCGACAATTTCAGTGCCTATGGTGCACAACTGAAATTATCGCACACTACCATATTCGGTGGTGTGCCGCAAGGCAAGCAAGTACAGGCACTTCGTGCAGGTGTTGATATACTGATAGCTACTCCCGGCCGCCTGCTGGACCTGATGCAGCAACGATTCATCAGCCTGTCTGAACTGGAGATATTGGTGCTGGACGAAGCCGATCGTATGCTGGACATGGGTTTCATCAACGATGTAAAGAAGGTACTGGTCAAAGTACCCGCCAAAAGACAAACCCTTTTCTTCTCTGCCACTATGCCGCCTGAGATACAAGGTCTGGCCAATACTATACTGAAGAATCCTGCCGAAGTGAAAGTGACACCTGTTTCTTCTACTGTCGAGATCATACAACAGTCGCTGTATTATGTGGACAAGAAAGAAAAGAAAAACCTGCTGATGCACATTCTAAAGGACAGCTCCATTACCCGCTCTCTGGTATTTACCCGTACGAAACATGGCGCAGATAAGCTGGTAAAAGACCTGCAGAAGAACCGTATCAGTGCTGCCGCTATACATGGCAACAAATCGCAGAATGCCAGGCAGCGTGCCCTTAATGATTTTAAAGATAACCGTATCAGGGTACTGGTGGCCACAGACATTGCCGCACGCGGTATAGACATTGACGAGTTGCCACACGTAGTGAACTACGAATTGCCTGATGTACCCGAAACCTATGTGCACCGCATAGGCCGTACAGGCCGCGCAGGTGCTGATGGTATAGCCGTGGCTTTCTGCGATGTTGAAGAGCTGGATAACCTGAAAGACATACAAAAACTGATAGGCCTGAAAATACCTGTAGTTGAAGATCACCCACACCCGGCAACAACAGAACGGATCAACACTCCCAAACCTGAGCCCCGAAAGCCACAAAGGCGTAAACGCCCCAATGGCAAAGGCAATAACGGCAAAACCCGCCCGGCTGACAAACGTTGGTAA
- a CDS encoding PBSX family phage terminase large subunit has product MDIPDRFPKEQFSKLFEKLADAESRFIINYGGTAAGKSFSAAQKEVICAALAPIKTLVIRKVGNTLRDSVIPSFWSRMDELGCTDEFVFNKTDRTLTHKEHGSQIIFRGLDDPDKLKSFEGLTRILVEEAAELEFEDFMELNRRARGRQNIQITLTFNPIDEQHWLKKHFFDRDDPDATIIHSTYKNNNHLTEEDRKQIEQISLYNNNQYRIYALGEWGVLTNDRPWLYTFEKEKHASEELTLLRDHAVYLSFDFNRNPLTCLAVQMSDTRGTKNSFIHFINEFSGSYTLEELCRHISSTYSGVPLFVTGDASGRRGDISMTDKHGTYYSMIQSYLDLKPRQMHIFSHNITHNDSMLLVNTLFAGYPRLRICSNNCPLLINDCITARIDDKSDTPGSLKKDRKAYKMDLFDAMRYFFQRYFSDFSGSVVLGKKAA; this is encoded by the coding sequence ATGGATATACCTGATAGATTTCCCAAAGAACAGTTCAGCAAATTATTTGAAAAACTGGCCGATGCTGAAAGCCGTTTTATTATCAACTATGGCGGCACCGCAGCGGGCAAAAGTTTCAGTGCTGCCCAGAAAGAGGTTATTTGCGCTGCCTTAGCGCCCATCAAGACCCTCGTGATACGCAAAGTGGGCAATACCCTGCGAGATTCAGTCATTCCTTCCTTCTGGTCACGTATGGATGAATTGGGCTGTACAGATGAGTTCGTATTCAACAAGACAGACCGTACGCTGACCCACAAAGAGCATGGCTCGCAGATCATCTTCCGCGGGCTGGACGATCCCGATAAACTTAAATCCTTCGAAGGGCTTACCCGTATATTGGTAGAAGAAGCAGCGGAGTTGGAGTTTGAAGATTTTATGGAGCTGAACCGCCGTGCCCGTGGCAGGCAGAATATACAGATAACGCTCACTTTCAATCCTATAGATGAACAACATTGGTTGAAAAAGCATTTTTTCGACCGGGACGATCCTGATGCTACAATAATTCATAGCACATATAAGAATAATAACCACCTTACTGAAGAAGATCGCAAACAAATAGAACAGATAAGCCTGTATAATAATAATCAGTACCGCATATATGCCCTGGGCGAATGGGGTGTGCTGACCAATGACAGGCCATGGCTGTATACTTTTGAAAAAGAAAAACACGCGTCAGAAGAACTGACTTTACTCCGCGACCATGCGGTGTACCTCTCTTTTGATTTCAACAGAAATCCGCTTACCTGCCTGGCAGTACAGATGAGTGACACACGTGGAACGAAAAACAGCTTCATCCACTTTATTAATGAGTTCTCGGGTAGTTATACGCTTGAAGAGCTTTGCAGGCATATCAGCAGTACTTATAGCGGCGTACCGCTTTTTGTTACTGGCGACGCATCAGGCAGGCGTGGGGACATCAGTATGACCGACAAACATGGTACCTATTACAGCATGATACAAAGCTATCTGGACCTGAAACCCCGGCAGATGCATATCTTCAGTCATAACATAACTCATAACGACAGCATGCTGCTGGTCAACACGCTTTTTGCGGGTTATCCGCGCCTGCGCATCTGCAGCAACAATTGTCCCCTGCTTATAAATGACTGTATCACAGCCAGGATTGACGACAAAAGCGATACGCCCGGCTCGCTCAAAAAAGACCGTAAAGCCTATAAAATGGACCTGTTCGATGCAATGCGTTATTTCTTTCAACGCTACTTCAGTGATTTTTCGGGAAGTGTGGTGTTGGGGAAGAAGGCGGCATGA
- a CDS encoding NYN domain-containing protein — protein sequence MESFKDAKFALLIDADNISSKYIDAIIEETTKYGTCTYRRIYGDWAKPHLRGWKEVSLSHALNAVQQYSYTSAKNATDTAMTIDAMDMLHTAELNGFILVSSDSDFTPLAMRLREGGKIIIGIGEEKTPTPFKSACNQFIHIENIITPVAEDDKEATPAKEKKTAPKKPPVDRKTMNLLKTSIKDLADDDTGWVTLASVGNTILKKKPDFDPRTYGHSKLLQFFRSLQEFEVQDRKTEKGDSNFFVRIKENKRKK from the coding sequence ATGGAAAGTTTTAAGGACGCTAAGTTTGCACTGCTGATAGACGCAGACAATATCTCATCGAAATATATAGACGCAATAATAGAAGAGACCACTAAATACGGCACCTGCACCTACCGCCGTATATATGGCGACTGGGCCAAGCCCCACCTGCGCGGCTGGAAGGAAGTATCGCTGAGCCATGCACTGAACGCCGTACAGCAATACAGCTATACCTCAGCCAAAAACGCCACAGATACCGCTATGACCATTGACGCTATGGACATGCTGCATACTGCCGAGCTGAATGGCTTTATACTGGTGAGCAGCGACAGCGATTTCACTCCGTTGGCTATGCGCCTGCGCGAGGGAGGAAAGATCATTATTGGCATTGGCGAAGAGAAAACGCCTACGCCATTTAAGTCGGCCTGCAACCAGTTCATCCATATAGAGAATATCATCACCCCGGTGGCAGAGGACGACAAAGAGGCAACTCCCGCCAAAGAGAAAAAGACAGCGCCTAAAAAGCCCCCTGTTGACAGAAAAACCATGAACCTGCTAAAGACCAGTATCAAAGACCTGGCAGATGACGATACCGGCTGGGTGACACTGGCCAGTGTGGGCAATACTATACTGAAAAAGAAACCGGACTTCGATCCCCGTACCTATGGTCATAGCAAACTGTTGCAATTCTTCCGCAGCTTGCAGGAGTTTGAGGTGCAGGACCGTAAAACGGAGAAGGGTGACAGCAACTTCTTTGTGAGGATAAAGGAGAACAAAAGAAAAAAGTAA
- a CDS encoding J domain-containing protein has protein sequence MSVVQIKDYYKILDINSSASTEEVKKAYRKMAMKYHPDTNDGDSFLENYFREVQEAYSVLGHVQRRAKYDEERWLAGMTSRSEKKEQATPEWILKEAIKLNSHMARIDVYGMSHEGIKDYVLQLLNDKHMTILLRSGGTSVNEGIVSVTLQSVKKLKYDCLKEVADRLQILSEEDTKLNKTIQDILNSRRKQMLWEQRIPYVIGLATLFIVLCMYFWVKK, from the coding sequence ATGTCTGTTGTTCAGATAAAGGATTATTATAAAATACTGGATATCAATTCTTCTGCGAGTACGGAAGAGGTGAAAAAGGCATATCGTAAAATGGCTATGAAGTATCATCCGGATACTAATGATGGTGATTCGTTTTTAGAAAATTATTTCAGGGAGGTACAGGAAGCATATAGTGTATTGGGGCACGTACAGAGGAGAGCAAAGTACGATGAGGAGCGTTGGCTGGCAGGTATGACCAGCCGATCGGAAAAAAAAGAACAAGCCACACCGGAGTGGATACTAAAAGAGGCTATAAAGCTGAATAGCCACATGGCCAGAATTGATGTATATGGCATGAGCCACGAAGGAATAAAAGATTACGTGTTACAATTATTGAACGACAAGCATATGACAATCTTACTCAGGTCGGGGGGTACTTCTGTAAATGAGGGAATTGTGAGTGTAACATTACAGTCAGTAAAGAAATTGAAATACGATTGTTTGAAGGAGGTAGCGGATAGATTACAGATTTTATCGGAAGAGGATACTAAGCTAAATAAAACCATACAAGATATACTTAATAGCAGGCGAAAACAAATGCTTTGGGAGCAACGTATCCCGTATGTCATTGGCTTGGCTACATTGTTTATCGTGTTGTGTATGTATTTTTGGGTTAAAAAATAA
- a CDS encoding DinB family protein, producing the protein MISQIKWTDMSFAFDIPPGKYPALIERLSGTPARLEEKVQDMPFLILTQPFENGWSIQQHIGHLADLEELLMQRLDDFEASKDTLTTADMTNRKTEEAEHNLKDINSLLKTFRTARHVTMQRLLRYDEEMTERVSIHPRLEQTMYITDLVHFFAEHDDHHLAMISKIQRELL; encoded by the coding sequence ATGATCAGCCAAATAAAATGGACTGATATGTCCTTCGCTTTTGACATACCCCCGGGCAAATATCCTGCCCTAATAGAAAGGCTGTCAGGCACTCCAGCCCGGCTTGAGGAAAAAGTACAGGATATGCCTTTCCTTATCCTGACGCAACCGTTTGAAAACGGCTGGAGCATTCAACAACATATTGGCCACCTTGCAGACCTGGAGGAGTTATTAATGCAAAGACTTGATGACTTTGAGGCGAGTAAAGATACACTCACCACTGCTGATATGACCAATAGAAAAACAGAGGAGGCAGAACACAACCTAAAAGACATTAACTCCCTTCTGAAAACCTTTAGAACCGCTCGTCATGTCACCATGCAAAGACTACTTAGGTATGACGAAGAAATGACAGAACGCGTCTCTATCCACCCAAGGCTGGAGCAAACTATGTACATTACCGACCTTGTTCATTTTTTTGCAGAACATGACGATCACCACCTGGCTATGATCAGTAAAATTCAAAGGGAACTGCTATAA
- a CDS encoding response regulator, with the protein MPAKRYHKARLLKAMDTKDKIVLIVERDTGIANMIRAILGIVNVPVQHVQTGEGATKALKDNSVGLIICENGLPDMDGYDLLKQIRGNATTKQIPFIMLVPESDRSYEKLTQDKAADRYITKPFTARKVLDVVKEFIVYKGL; encoded by the coding sequence ATGCCGGCAAAGAGATACCATAAAGCCCGGCTTCTTAAAGCTATGGATACAAAGGACAAGATCGTACTGATCGTGGAAAGAGATACCGGTATTGCCAATATGATAAGGGCAATATTAGGTATTGTAAATGTGCCTGTCCAACATGTACAAACTGGTGAAGGCGCAACAAAAGCACTAAAAGATAATAGTGTGGGGTTGATCATTTGTGAGAATGGTCTGCCGGATATGGATGGATATGATCTGTTAAAACAAATAAGAGGCAATGCTACAACCAAACAGATACCGTTTATTATGTTAGTGCCTGAAAGTGACAGAAGCTATGAAAAATTGACGCAAGATAAAGCTGCTGATAGATATATTACCAAACCATTTACTGCCAGAAAGGTTTTAGATGTTGTGAAGGAGTTTATTGTGTATAAAGGATTATAG
- a CDS encoding T9SS type A sorting domain-containing protein — MKYKLTILAIYSTFLASAQMQPGFKDFDVAQGLSSSTPLYLNSLNGTLYFYAANGSNGREPYFVQGAGKPVMIDDVNSGIKNAISTNYMNPSAYMNGKYYFTADNGSTGEEMYVYDGNNSPKVVFDPDFGPDSSQPDNYVVFNGNLYYTATTSANGSELYVYDGTNTPTRITDINSGPDSSVYGPVIAYSNKIIFVANTAANGSELWEYNPTTSQTSIIADIDTGKTSSNPANFQVLNNKLYFSATTVQYGRELYMYDGSNMPQRLTDINTSAFSSLSVVSRNAFAFFNNLIYFGARDTSGESHIWSYDPSNSNVKLAHKINPNGDANPREFVVYNNRLFFTVNDGANGYELYAYDGTNTPAIIGDLCPGPNSSLPTGLTPIGDELYFSANNCDNSGVDLFSYNYKRVGIRNVLFDADVNIYPNPVVKNLNIDMELKRDEQLRLRVTDVNGKNIYDTGLLSYKAGKNKTDIPMRNLPPGDYIYFISNQQGTTYLTGKIVKRE, encoded by the coding sequence ATGAAATATAAATTAACAATACTTGCAATATATTCGACTTTTCTCGCTTCTGCTCAAATGCAACCTGGTTTCAAAGATTTTGATGTTGCGCAAGGGCTATCCAGTTCTACACCATTATATCTTAATAGCCTGAACGGCACTCTTTATTTTTATGCTGCCAACGGCAGCAATGGTAGGGAGCCTTATTTTGTACAGGGTGCCGGCAAACCTGTAATGATCGATGATGTGAATAGTGGCATAAAAAATGCGATCAGCACAAATTACATGAACCCTTCAGCTTATATGAATGGCAAATACTATTTTACTGCTGATAATGGCTCAACAGGTGAAGAAATGTATGTCTACGACGGTAATAATTCTCCCAAAGTTGTTTTTGACCCTGACTTTGGGCCAGACAGTTCGCAACCCGACAACTATGTTGTATTTAATGGCAACCTCTATTATACTGCCACTACCTCAGCCAATGGTTCGGAACTTTATGTATATGATGGTACTAATACACCAACAAGGATAACGGATATTAATTCAGGCCCTGACAGTAGCGTCTATGGTCCTGTTATTGCTTATTCAAACAAGATCATATTTGTGGCAAATACTGCCGCTAATGGGTCCGAATTATGGGAATATAATCCCACTACATCACAGACCTCAATTATTGCTGATATTGATACCGGCAAAACCTCTTCAAACCCCGCAAATTTTCAAGTGCTGAATAACAAACTATACTTCAGTGCCACAACAGTTCAGTATGGCAGAGAGTTGTATATGTATGATGGAAGTAATATGCCTCAAAGACTTACAGATATTAATACCTCAGCCTTCAGTAGCCTCAGTGTCGTTTCTCGTAATGCTTTCGCCTTTTTCAACAACCTTATATACTTTGGTGCAAGGGATACAAGTGGAGAAAGCCATATATGGTCATACGACCCTTCAAACAGCAATGTAAAACTTGCACATAAGATAAACCCTAACGGTGATGCTAACCCCCGTGAATTTGTTGTGTATAATAATCGCCTATTTTTCACAGTAAATGATGGTGCAAACGGATATGAGCTGTATGCATACGACGGCACAAACACGCCTGCTATTATCGGAGATCTGTGTCCGGGGCCAAACAGCAGCCTGCCAACAGGACTGACACCGATTGGTGATGAGCTTTATTTTTCGGCCAATAACTGCGACAATAGCGGTGTAGACCTCTTCTCATACAACTACAAAAGGGTAGGCATAAGGAATGTACTTTTTGATGCTGATGTGAACATATATCCAAACCCCGTTGTTAAAAACCTGAATATTGATATGGAGCTCAAAAGAGATGAGCAACTCCGGTTACGTGTGACTGATGTGAATGGTAAAAACATTTATGACACCGGTTTGTTGTCCTACAAAGCGGGCAAAAACAAAACTGATATTCCGATGCGTAATTTACCACCGGGTGATTACATCTATTTTATAAGCAATCAGCAAGGCACAACCTATCTCACAGGTAAAATAGTTAAACGAGAATAG
- a CDS encoding T9SS type A sorting domain-containing protein, with product MNHMFTLLRSGLLLCAFVLAQKYATAVTYTAIANGNYNSAATWQGGIAPSYGLVNDAIVIPPGIKVTAGANISITGVTGSITINGDLVATNYALHVSDAAMLGNGSIIVDSFSGSFPGQFDFNGTMSTNKLEIDFMMIMGNPTIDVAQVFYVSKSLNLNNGKINLTNGTVMKISGIQGNTVPAYLTVGGAGVLGLLAPYSVEYVGGSIESGVELNGPGLKNVTVDVGTGEEVKLMGNAKLQGGTLKLTSGTFNLNNHNLEFSASGDLDPSGSGEIKGGSSSDITVSSGSAITGELKFTTGSNLVRKFIINTNGSVKLGSDLRITTMVDFQSGKIDVQNHKLSLITGATINGAGSGSYVITGNGGKLADDVGSGDTVTYHVGTQTTYAPCIITSRSNTVYNGLTVGVNDGVKNTGSTGNIISNVQPLVNATWFLENGTATTIDVDVELMWNAGMEVNSFDRTKSYITQLTGAMWDKQAGKAATTSGNMYAMKRENVHSFTPMAVFDNTTVYVNNITGNNSVQLYPNPASNILFVRSNSAADIAIYNTSGRLMLSQKLDHSNNGIDITALPQGIYYLRIIGQELNATGKFLKN from the coding sequence ATGAACCACATGTTTACACTTCTGCGATCCGGACTCTTACTTTGTGCATTTGTACTTGCACAAAAGTATGCAACCGCGGTAACTTATACAGCTATTGCCAATGGGAATTATAACAGTGCTGCTACATGGCAGGGAGGTATTGCACCTTCTTACGGGCTTGTCAATGATGCGATAGTAATACCCCCTGGTATCAAAGTAACAGCAGGTGCAAATATTTCTATTACAGGCGTTACTGGAAGTATTACTATCAATGGCGACCTGGTTGCGACAAACTATGCACTGCATGTTTCTGACGCAGCCATGCTGGGTAACGGCTCTATAATTGTGGATAGTTTTTCAGGATCATTTCCCGGACAATTTGACTTTAATGGCACTATGAGTACTAACAAACTTGAAATTGATTTTATGATGATAATGGGCAATCCTACTATTGATGTGGCCCAGGTGTTCTATGTATCCAAAAGCCTGAATCTGAACAATGGGAAGATAAACCTGACAAACGGTACGGTAATGAAAATAAGTGGCATACAGGGCAATACTGTACCTGCTTATTTAACCGTTGGTGGTGCAGGTGTATTGGGTCTGTTAGCCCCTTACAGTGTTGAATATGTTGGCGGCAGTATTGAATCAGGAGTCGAATTGAACGGACCTGGCTTAAAAAATGTCACAGTTGATGTTGGTACCGGCGAAGAAGTAAAGCTAATGGGGAATGCCAAACTACAGGGTGGCACTCTTAAACTTACTTCAGGAACATTCAATCTTAATAATCATAACCTGGAATTCAGCGCATCCGGGGACCTTGACCCTTCAGGATCCGGTGAAATAAAAGGAGGTTCCAGCTCTGATATAACAGTTAGCTCCGGTTCTGCTATCACCGGTGAACTGAAATTCACTACCGGGTCAAACCTGGTACGAAAGTTCATTATTAATACAAATGGTTCAGTCAAGCTAGGTAGCGATCTCCGAATTACTACCATGGTCGACTTTCAATCAGGAAAGATCGACGTGCAAAATCACAAACTCTCATTAATTACGGGCGCTACTATAAACGGTGCTGGCAGTGGAAGTTATGTCATTACAGGTAACGGGGGTAAACTGGCAGATGATGTTGGTTCTGGTGACACAGTAACTTATCATGTCGGTACCCAAACAACATATGCTCCATGTATAATTACATCAAGAAGCAATACCGTATACAACGGATTAACAGTAGGAGTAAATGATGGCGTAAAGAATACCGGCTCTACCGGTAACATCATTTCAAATGTTCAGCCATTAGTAAATGCCACATGGTTTTTAGAGAACGGAACAGCTACAACCATAGATGTAGATGTTGAATTAATGTGGAACGCCGGTATGGAAGTTAATTCTTTTGACAGAACAAAGTCATACATAACTCAACTGACTGGTGCTATGTGGGATAAACAGGCAGGCAAAGCAGCCACGACAAGCGGAAACATGTATGCTATGAAAAGAGAAAACGTCCACTCATTTACACCAATGGCCGTTTTCGACAATACCACAGTGTATGTAAATAACATAACAGGTAATAATTCTGTGCAACTATACCCTAATCCTGCAAGCAATATTTTGTTTGTAAGGTCAAACTCTGCTGCTGATATTGCCATATATAACACTTCAGGCAGATTAATGCTATCTCAAAAATTAGATCATTCTAATAATGGCATTGACATTACAGCTTTACCACAGGGCATTTATTACCTGCGCATTATTGGCCAAGAACTTAATGCAACCGGTAAATTCCTCAAAAATTAA